atttcatattaggtagtttttgttttcataaaataaataaataaaaaagggaaggaaagaGGAAAGTGGAAGGATGTGTTTTGTATTACACATCATGGATGTGTAGTTAagattggccatattatctttgcATAGCATGcttgtgtaccttgtttagcttagatgagcttatttttcttcactttGCTAGTATTAGCTATGTAATGCATGTTTGTATGagtgtttatattttttgatcatatgctcttgattttgaagtcacatgcttttgattgtaaagactaaaaaatcctaagagaaataCATAAATAACCACCTCACCACTATTTACTAGTCAATCATGAATATCTTAGTGTATATTATAAGATTTTgcactcgagaaagtgtagtacacgcacaaaaagaaaaaaaaaggtgtagcctcaaaataaaatttttttttttttaaaagtctgTATACAAtaaggctaaaaaaaaaaatgcatgattgcaagcttattttgtaggaaatgtgggagttatatgatgtaacttttTAGGTGATGgtcactttcaaatttatataaTGAATAATGTAGAAACTGTAATTGattactatctacatatcacctcacatgtatctcatgttGTTACTACTTGCATACACTTCACAAGTTATTTGTGCTAAACTTAGCACATGAAATTGTGTGTGAATTTGGTTTGACCATCCAAGATTATATATTCTAtgattttgatacaaaatatgttcagggttgaaaattttggggtaagagtttgaaaatcttgttttgaaTAAAGGCAGCCAAAAATTGGAGTAAGGCTTTTATTTAGTACTTCAGTGTACTGGATGGGACACGAAAGTAACATGTGACCATTTTTGAACACCTATAATTTCCAAGTTGGATCCAAAGCATTGGAACACTCAGATGCAACCCAAACTCGCTCTTATGTATTGGTTATTCAAGTCAAATGAGTTCTAAGTTACCCCCCAACAAAGGTTTCAAGatgttatttgaaatttattattcatctAGTTTGAGCAAGAGAGCCTCTGCTTTTTTCctcctttctttatttctctCAAATTATGTCTTTATAGAACTTCACTCAAGCAAACTAATCGAATTCTTTTAATTCCAAATCCTTGAATTTGGTCTGTCTGAGCTTAATTTATATGGGAACATAGCCAACCATAACTGAACAAGGTGAAATAAGCAATTTATTATTCCAACATAAATACTACCCATCATGCAGCTTAATTTACACGGGAACATAGCCAACCATAATTGAACAAGGTGAGGTAACCAATTTATTATTCCAACATAAATACTACCCATCATGCCCTCTCACCAGACCTCCTAACGTACATGCCACCCCACCATGTAGTTACACAAGGATTCTCATTATTATAGGGTCAAAATTACTTCAAAGCTCAAATCGCCATTTTAAAATTCTGTATTGGTTCCTTTGGATTGCACGTTGTCAACGATCCAGGCtgcaagaaaaattgaaaataagtgTCTCTCCTTACTCCTAGACATATGAACCATGCTAGTATCTATTATGTATGTATTGCATACTGCAATCAAGTTGAGTAAAAGACATCTTACCGCGCATTCATTCACATCATCGCAGCCACACAATAGCTTCCCATTCAATCTGTCTACAGCTTGAAATGCTCCTCTACCATCACTCCTCTGCATCAATATACAATAACTATAACAATAATCCCAAACCAAACTTCATGTTCCTATAGGAGAAACCCCCATGATGGAAAAATAATAGCTTTACCTTGTAGAAGTCAACAGCAATAAAGTTAGCCCATCGGTTACCAGCTGCTCCATAACATGTTTGAAGCATATTAAGGAGCTCTGGTGAATTATCTTCACACGAGCTTTTCATAATTGGAACTGACTTATAGTAATTTACCAGAACCAAAGACTTAGTTTTGTCATTGAGTGCTGCTGACTCCGCACGGTTAGGACAGCTTCCTGAATTCATTCCATCATCCCCATCTGCAAAtcttaaaacaaaagaaactcAAAATTCATAGCACTATCAATATTAAATAGAAAGAATGCTTCACTGTACATATATTAAGGAGCATCATCCAATTGTTATGTTCTTCATGTAGACTGAATTCCAATTTTGATCCTTATGTTTGGGGAGTTTTCATTTTGGATGAGCAGTAGCCAGTAGGATGAAATTAAGCTTTTTATTCAGCTTATGTACTTATTCTTTTaaagctttattttttatttttggtgtaaCTGTACTTTTACAGTTTtacccatttttttattatttaatttttttcatttttatcctTTATGTTGAAAACAGACATGGgggatgaaaataaaaaattttaaagagtgCAATTTAAATCTGACATAAAATGTGTTTAATGGAACATCATGTTGTTTCTGTTCTTGACATAAAACAGGGGACTTACACATATTTTCGACCATATAGTTCCATTGATAAGCTATTCCTTCGCTTTCTTGCTTTTTTCTCTCTGTGGTGAAGACAATAAGCCTTTGATTATTAGCTACCATGTCTTTGACAAGAGGCCAATCTTGACCATTTTGAGGCATGTTTGACACTGGAAACCAGTACTTCATCAAACCAGAAGCATTAAAAACCTTTGTTAATCCATTTGGGGATTCTACATAGTCTTCCAAAATTAGGGTCACAATTTCTGATGGATTTGCTGCTAAGAAGGCTTCTACTTCCTTCAAAGTGTCTATAGCAGGGCTCTGTGAAAAGCAAAGCATCGAATCCAGCATTATTGTTACCATAAATTAGTTCATTGAAACATTATAAACCATTTTACTCTTTTATACTTAGTACAAGCTATCAACTCTCTATGTAAATTTGTAACCATATCACCAAATTTTCTTCTGTAGAgcataatttaaattatattgtgCTTGTAAGTAGGGTTTATGAATTGCTTACAAAGGCAGTAAAGTCATTACATTCCCCTTCAAATGAATGGCACAACCAAATGTCATCCTCGAAGTCATATGTGTCCAACATTAAGGCTCGAACTCCATCCTGGAAAAAGACAATTGTCAGTTATATATGAAGTACAAGTAAGTTATCAAAGGGTAGAACTTAGGTACAGTTTCTTAAGTgcttcaattaaatttaaacacataaTTGCATTGACCGATATGGCACAAACAACATTACCTTTCCGAAGGAAAATTAAAGTCAATGCAGccatatgtttaaatttaattggagaacCTTAGGCACAATGCTTGAGGAATTATACCCAAGTTTTACTCTTTATCAAAACAATC
This genomic stretch from Quercus lobata isolate SW786 chromosome 3, ValleyOak3.0 Primary Assembly, whole genome shotgun sequence harbors:
- the LOC115982488 gene encoding PI-PLC X domain-containing protein At5g67130 isoform X1, which codes for MGPLGNIPLVIISVLLSVTAIIDACSNGGCKQLLEECSSTADCAAGLLCGACPTRFDNERCIRSTFTDQFKLLNNSLAFNKYAYLTTHNSFAFDGEPSHTGIPRLALPNQEDSITQQLNDGVRALMLDTYDFEDDIWLCHSFEGECNDFTAFSPAIDTLKEVEAFLAANPSEIVTLILEDYVESPNGLTKVFNASGLMKYWFPVSNMPQNGQDWPLVKDMVANNQRLIVFTTERKKQESEGIAYQWNYMVENMYGDDGMNSGSCPNRAESAALNDKTKSLVLVNYYKSVPIMKSSCEDNSPELLNMLQTCYGAAGNRWANFIAVDFYKRSDGRGAFQAVDRLNGKLLCGCDDVNECAPGSLTTCNPKEPIQNFKMAI
- the LOC115982488 gene encoding PI-PLC X domain-containing protein At5g67130 isoform X2, giving the protein MGPLGNIPLVIISVLLSVTAIIDACSNGGCKLLEECSSTADCAAGLLCGACPTRFDNERCIRSTFTDQFKLLNNSLAFNKYAYLTTHNSFAFDGEPSHTGIPRLALPNQEDSITQQLNDGVRALMLDTYDFEDDIWLCHSFEGECNDFTAFSPAIDTLKEVEAFLAANPSEIVTLILEDYVESPNGLTKVFNASGLMKYWFPVSNMPQNGQDWPLVKDMVANNQRLIVFTTERKKQESEGIAYQWNYMVENMYGDDGMNSGSCPNRAESAALNDKTKSLVLVNYYKSVPIMKSSCEDNSPELLNMLQTCYGAAGNRWANFIAVDFYKRSDGRGAFQAVDRLNGKLLCGCDDVNECAPGSLTTCNPKEPIQNFKMAI